The bacterium genome window below encodes:
- a CDS encoding aspartate aminotransferase family protein produces MISPVVRDGKAKDGATMEALDVLVREDQQHLIHPLHHPQDHQHPIVMVKGRGAILTDAEGTEYIDGLSCLWNVNAGHGRAELAQAAAEQMEQLAFVSTYVGTSNIPAIRLAERLVKIAYPNTSGVYLTTSGAESNESAFKMARYYWKVRGRPTKVKIISRVHAYHGLTLGAMSATGMAAYHKMFGPLAPEFLQVPAPYAYRWPTGGDVGVQAADTLEQAILREGPDTVAAFIAEPVMGAGGVIVPPPTYFPRVREICDRHGVLFIADEVITGFGRTGKWFALGHWGVQPDLVSFAKGVTSAYLPLGGVLASKAVHDALLEAPADKKFMHAATYSGHPTCCAVALRNLDILENEGLVERAGPMGRRLLAGLEGLRDLPNVGDVRGCGMMCGVELVTDKKSKAPALGLGGKVIQEARKRGLLARLRGGAADPAIGDTICIAPPLMTPQETLDQIVEILRASLVAVTR; encoded by the coding sequence ATGATCTCGCCGGTTGTGCGAGACGGCAAAGCGAAGGATGGTGCGACGATGGAAGCCCTGGATGTGCTCGTTCGAGAGGATCAGCAGCACTTGATCCACCCGCTCCACCACCCCCAGGACCACCAGCACCCCATCGTCATGGTCAAAGGGCGCGGGGCGATCCTCACGGACGCCGAGGGCACAGAGTACATCGACGGGTTGTCGTGTTTGTGGAACGTCAACGCCGGGCACGGACGGGCGGAACTGGCGCAGGCCGCCGCGGAGCAAATGGAACAGCTCGCATTCGTCTCGACCTACGTGGGGACATCGAACATCCCGGCGATCCGTCTCGCGGAGCGGTTGGTCAAGATCGCGTACCCCAACACGTCCGGCGTCTATCTCACCACCAGCGGGGCCGAGTCGAACGAATCGGCCTTCAAGATGGCGCGGTATTACTGGAAGGTGCGGGGTCGGCCGACCAAGGTAAAGATCATCTCTCGGGTCCACGCCTACCACGGGCTGACGCTGGGGGCGATGAGCGCCACGGGCATGGCGGCGTACCACAAGATGTTCGGTCCGCTCGCGCCGGAATTCTTGCAGGTTCCCGCTCCCTACGCGTACCGCTGGCCCACCGGGGGGGACGTCGGGGTGCAGGCGGCGGATACGCTCGAACAGGCGATCCTCCGGGAAGGGCCGGATACGGTCGCGGCGTTCATCGCCGAGCCGGTGATGGGGGCCGGAGGGGTGATCGTGCCTCCCCCCACCTACTTCCCGCGTGTTCGCGAGATTTGTGACCGGCACGGGGTGTTGTTCATTGCCGACGAGGTCATCACGGGGTTCGGCCGGACCGGCAAGTGGTTTGCGCTGGGGCACTGGGGCGTGCAGCCGGATCTGGTCTCGTTCGCGAAGGGGGTCACGAGCGCCTACCTCCCCCTCGGCGGCGTCCTGGCCTCGAAGGCGGTCCACGATGCATTGCTCGAGGCTCCTGCCGACAAGAAGTTCATGCACGCTGCCACCTATTCCGGCCACCCGACCTGCTGCGCCGTAGCCCTCCGCAACTTGGACATTCTTGAAAACGAAGGGTTGGTCGAGCGTGCCGGGCCGATGGGTCGTCGGTTGCTCGCCGGGCTGGAGGGCCTCCGCGACCTCCCGAACGTGGGGGACGTCCGCGGGTGCGGCATGATGTGCGGGGTCGAACTCGTCACGGACAAAAAGTCGAAGGCCCCCGCGCTCGGGCTGGGAGGGAAAGTGATCCAGGAGGCGCGGAAGCGGGGGCTGCTGGCGCGTCTTCGGGGGGGAGCGGCGGACCCGGCGATCGGGGACACGATCTGCATCGCGCCGCCGCTGATGACCCCGCAGGAAACGCTCGACCAGATCGTCGAGATCTTGCGCGCTTCGCTCGTCGCGGTGACCCGCTAG
- a CDS encoding Glu/Leu/Phe/Val dehydrogenase: MVPQDPWEMALQQFDLAAGRLSLKRGIRDYLVHPHRELVVNFPVEMDDGSVQLFTGYRVHHSTVLGPTKGGIRYSPGVRLNEVRALAMWMTWKSALMHLPYGGAKGGVACDPRYLSRGELQRLTRRYATEISVLMGPQSDIPAPDIGTNAQVMAWIMDTYSMHHGFSVPSVVTGKPIPIGGSVGRSDATGRGVAIAAREAAPLRKISFAGSRVAIQGFGNVGEATARLMHAQGCRIVAVSDIYGGIYNPGGLDPVAVTRHAQGTGRVARFPGSEEVSNTDLLALPCDFLIPAAIEGQLTKETAPRVTARIIVEAANGPTTPEADAILADRDILVVPDILANAGGVTVSYFEWVQDLQSWFWSEEEITQHLERIMTTTFQRVAALAADQKISLRTAALVVAVQRVADALLTRGIYP, translated from the coding sequence ATGGTGCCACAAGACCCCTGGGAGATGGCCCTTCAGCAGTTCGATCTCGCCGCCGGCCGTTTGTCGCTCAAACGCGGGATCCGCGACTATCTCGTGCACCCCCACCGTGAGCTCGTGGTTAACTTCCCCGTCGAAATGGACGACGGTTCGGTTCAGCTCTTCACCGGGTACCGCGTCCATCACAGCACCGTCCTCGGACCCACCAAAGGCGGGATCCGGTACAGCCCGGGGGTCCGCCTCAACGAGGTCAGGGCCCTGGCGATGTGGATGACCTGGAAATCCGCGTTGATGCATCTGCCGTACGGAGGAGCGAAGGGGGGGGTGGCCTGCGATCCTCGGTACCTTTCGCGCGGTGAGCTCCAGCGGCTCACCCGGCGGTACGCGACGGAGATCAGCGTGTTGATGGGCCCACAGAGCGACATCCCCGCACCCGACATCGGCACCAACGCCCAGGTGATGGCCTGGATTATGGATACCTACAGCATGCACCACGGGTTCTCGGTCCCGTCCGTGGTCACCGGCAAGCCCATCCCCATCGGCGGATCGGTCGGCCGCAGCGACGCCACCGGGCGGGGAGTTGCCATCGCAGCCCGCGAGGCGGCGCCCCTGCGGAAGATCTCCTTCGCCGGCAGCCGCGTGGCCATCCAGGGCTTCGGCAACGTCGGCGAGGCGACCGCGAGGCTGATGCACGCACAGGGGTGTCGGATCGTCGCCGTGAGCGACATCTACGGAGGCATCTACAACCCTGGAGGACTGGATCCCGTGGCCGTGACCCGGCACGCGCAAGGAACCGGCCGGGTAGCGAGGTTCCCGGGCTCGGAGGAGGTCTCCAATACCGATCTTCTCGCGCTGCCGTGTGACTTTCTGATCCCCGCCGCGATCGAAGGGCAGCTGACCAAGGAGACGGCCCCCCGGGTCACAGCCCGAATCATCGTCGAAGCCGCCAACGGGCCGACGACGCCGGAGGCGGATGCGATTTTGGCCGACCGGGACATCCTCGTCGTTCCGGACATCCTCGCCAATGCCGGCGGCGTCACCGTTTCGTACTTCGAGTGGGTGCAGGACCTGCAGTCATGGTTCTGGAGCGAGGAGGAGATCACCCAGCACCTGGAACGCATCATGACCACGACCTTTCAGCGGGTCGCCGCGCTGGCGGCGGACCAAAAAATCAGTCTCCGCACCGCAGCGCTGGTCGTCGCGGTGCAGCGCGTGGCCGATGCCTTGCTAACCCGAGGCATCTATCCGTAA
- a CDS encoding phosphotransferase, protein MSAGYLGTLDRTDPLYDVLAIRVYPEISNPVFHVERLSAHRLVFRYREEHTNRAVVAKFFNMDDPNTAKVKRIKSEYRNLIRLRYLGLNSHPHYVVNPFCREERIGLAVAEEFVRGPDLDHYLKRAVTDDAGTALRNVLERLATFLYLLHSKTIATACAPLEGVGSYYLRIADKLLRQEVITVDHVWEFLTLRDRWLAGPRMVAEAVTVHGDATPTNFLFPNSEDVVGIDLERMKQTDRVYDIGMVCGELKHAFLWRTGSTWTSEPFIKHFLKNYCHHFPSPNTAFREITRRLPFYMGLTELRIARNPWLDWAYRKRLVWEAHECLAWGLQR, encoded by the coding sequence ATGAGTGCCGGGTATCTAGGGACGCTCGATCGCACCGACCCCCTCTATGACGTGCTGGCGATCCGGGTTTATCCCGAGATCTCCAATCCCGTGTTCCACGTCGAACGGCTCTCTGCGCATCGCCTCGTCTTTCGTTATCGGGAGGAGCACACGAACCGGGCGGTGGTCGCGAAGTTCTTTAACATGGATGATCCGAATACGGCCAAGGTCAAGCGGATCAAGAGCGAATACCGCAACTTGATCCGGCTGCGATACTTAGGATTGAACTCGCATCCGCACTACGTCGTCAACCCTTTCTGCCGAGAGGAGCGGATCGGCCTCGCCGTCGCGGAAGAGTTCGTTCGAGGGCCGGACCTCGATCACTATCTCAAGCGCGCGGTCACGGATGATGCCGGGACGGCCCTGCGGAACGTGCTCGAACGCCTCGCCACGTTTCTTTACCTGCTGCACAGTAAGACGATCGCGACCGCCTGTGCGCCCCTCGAGGGGGTGGGGAGCTACTACCTCCGGATCGCCGACAAGCTTCTGCGTCAGGAGGTCATCACCGTCGATCATGTCTGGGAGTTCCTGACTTTGCGGGATCGATGGCTGGCAGGCCCCCGCATGGTGGCGGAGGCTGTAACGGTCCACGGAGATGCGACCCCCACCAACTTTCTATTCCCGAATAGCGAAGACGTCGTCGGCATCGATCTCGAGCGGATGAAGCAAACCGACCGCGTCTACGACATCGGCATGGTCTGTGGGGAACTGAAGCACGCGTTCCTCTGGAGAACGGGAAGCACGTGGACGTCGGAGCCGTTCATCAAGCATTTTCTAAAGAACTACTGCCACCATTTTCCGTCTCCCAACACTGCATTCCGCGAGATCACGCGACGGCTGCCGTTCTACATGGGACTCACCGAACTCCGGATCGCCCGGAACCCGTGGCTGGACTGGGCCTACCGGAAGCGCCTGGTGTGGGAAGCCCACGAGTGCCTGGCCTGGGGACTTCAGAGGTGA
- a CDS encoding HAD family hydrolase — translation MTSGSPQSAPGVPDGRGAVFFDLYGTLIDIRTDEEDPSVYAALAQYLSYFQVAIGAEALREEYRKRVRAQLEWGAGQFPEVDVFEIFRNILATYGEKQGVPSLAAGDVPADVTTLVHTTAILFRSLTRRHFAVFPDVHPVLTRLQTRYRLGLISDAQWVFTEPELEMSGLDRFFPVRILSSRIGVRKPDPRIFTAATRALGVPTQTAVYIGDNPPRDLVGAHNAGMKCFLFRGGEAEYNGLKPDASFQSYGDLEAALDRHFNDHASP, via the coding sequence GTGACGTCGGGCTCGCCCCAGAGCGCCCCCGGGGTGCCGGACGGCAGGGGGGCGGTCTTCTTTGACCTCTACGGAACCCTCATCGACATTCGCACCGACGAGGAGGACCCTTCTGTCTACGCCGCGCTGGCCCAATATCTCAGCTACTTCCAAGTGGCGATCGGGGCGGAGGCGCTGCGCGAGGAATATCGGAAGAGGGTGCGAGCCCAACTGGAATGGGGCGCCGGGCAATTTCCCGAGGTCGACGTCTTCGAGATCTTCCGCAACATCCTCGCGACGTATGGAGAGAAGCAGGGGGTCCCCTCCCTCGCAGCGGGCGACGTCCCCGCGGATGTGACCACTCTGGTGCACACCACCGCCATTCTCTTCCGTTCGCTGACCCGCCGGCACTTTGCCGTCTTCCCCGACGTCCACCCCGTGCTCACGCGACTGCAGACAAGGTACCGTTTGGGGCTCATCTCGGACGCTCAGTGGGTGTTTACGGAACCGGAGCTTGAGATGTCGGGCCTCGACCGGTTCTTCCCCGTACGGATCCTGTCGTCACGAATCGGCGTGAGGAAACCCGACCCTCGGATCTTCACCGCCGCGACGCGCGCGCTCGGCGTGCCCACCCAAACGGCCGTCTACATCGGGGATAATCCGCCCCGCGATCTCGTTGGGGCGCACAATGCGGGGATGAAGTGCTTCCTCTTTCGCGGGGGGGAGGCGGAATATAACGGCCTCAAACCCGACGCCTCTTTCCAGAGTTACGGTGACCTCGAGGCTGCGCTTGACCGTCATTTCAACGATCACGCCTCCCCCTAG
- a CDS encoding type II secretion system protein: protein MFSWLSRSMHDQSGFTLIELVVVLAILGILIALAVPRYLAARKKAYKAEADNILQETKTLEWAYYQQYNTFDSTGGSLGLAMPGGSYWNTPAITGAATNVTITMTGLQSPLSGTDSVWITLSSDGSSSGGSTF from the coding sequence ATGTTCTCGTGGCTTTCGCGATCCATGCATGACCAATCCGGTTTCACACTTATCGAACTTGTGGTGGTGTTGGCGATTTTGGGCATTTTAATTGCACTTGCGGTTCCCCGCTACCTGGCCGCCAGGAAGAAGGCGTACAAGGCTGAGGCAGACAATATTCTCCAGGAAACGAAGACACTGGAATGGGCCTACTATCAGCAATACAATACGTTCGATAGCACGGGGGGGTCGCTTGGGCTCGCTATGCCGGGTGGTTCGTACTGGAACACCCCAGCGATCACTGGCGCAGCGACTAACGTGACGATTACGATGACCGGACTGCAGAGTCCTCTGAGCGGCACCGACAGCGTATGGATTACGTTGTCGAGCGATGGATCGTCGAGCGGTGGATCCACGTTCTAA
- a CDS encoding GDP-L-fucose synthase, producing MRSWGEARVVVTGGGGFLGSYVVEKLRERGAAQVIVPRRSEYDLRDAGDVVRMLRETRPNMVIHLAAHVGGIGANRARPAEFFYDNLMMGVQLLDASWKAGVNKFVAIGTVCSYPKFTPVPFQEKDFWNGYPEETNAPYGIAKKMLGVQSQAYRQQYGFNSIFLIPVNLYGPRDDFDLETSHVIPALIRKCLDAKANGDAHITVWGTGEATREFLYVADAAEGIVVAAERYDSSAPVNLGSGMEIRIRDLVAIIVRLTGFEGEVVWDATKPDGQPRRALNISEAKRLLGFSANTLFEEGLRRTIDWYREHRFDDHPIRAPQLDTLR from the coding sequence ATGAGATCCTGGGGCGAGGCCCGAGTTGTTGTGACCGGCGGCGGCGGATTTCTCGGGTCGTACGTAGTCGAGAAGCTTCGCGAGCGGGGGGCCGCTCAGGTGATCGTGCCCCGGCGGAGCGAGTACGATCTTCGGGATGCCGGTGATGTGGTCAGAATGCTCCGTGAGACTCGTCCCAATATGGTGATCCACCTAGCGGCGCACGTCGGCGGCATCGGAGCGAACCGCGCCCGCCCCGCTGAGTTCTTCTACGACAACCTCATGATGGGTGTTCAGCTTCTTGACGCATCCTGGAAGGCTGGGGTCAACAAGTTCGTGGCCATCGGCACGGTATGCTCGTATCCGAAGTTCACTCCGGTGCCCTTCCAAGAGAAAGACTTTTGGAATGGTTACCCTGAAGAGACCAACGCACCTTATGGGATCGCGAAGAAGATGTTGGGGGTGCAATCACAAGCCTATCGCCAGCAATACGGCTTCAACTCGATCTTTCTTATCCCAGTAAACCTCTACGGCCCGAGGGACGATTTCGACCTTGAAACCTCGCATGTCATTCCGGCACTCATTCGCAAGTGTCTGGACGCAAAGGCGAATGGTGATGCGCACATCACCGTTTGGGGTACAGGGGAGGCAACACGAGAATTCTTGTACGTCGCTGACGCGGCCGAAGGGATTGTGGTTGCTGCCGAGCGATACGACAGTAGTGCTCCGGTGAACCTGGGTTCTGGGATGGAGATTCGAATTCGTGATTTGGTCGCAATCATCGTCCGCCTGACAGGTTTCGAGGGTGAAGTAGTTTGGGATGCCACCAAGCCGGATGGCCAGCCAAGACGAGCTTTGAACATCAGCGAAGCGAAACGATTGTTGGGGTTCTCCGCGAACACGCTCTTTGAAGAAGGTCTTCGCCGTACGATTGATTGGTACCGCGAACATCGATTCGACGACCACCCCATTCGAGCCCCACAACTCGACACGCTCCGGTAG
- the gmd gene encoding GDP-mannose 4,6-dehydratase encodes MNRALITGISGQDGSYLAELLLAKGYEVHGLIRRASTFNTYRIEHIYQDPHDPGARLFLYYGDLANLEQLANIIYNVRPDEVYHLGAQSHVKVSFEMPEYTGDITGLGTARILEAIRRSGVRTRFYQASSSEMFGDAPAPQNERTSLQPRSPYAAAKVYAHWITVTYRESYGIFASSGILFNHESPRRGETFVTRKITRAVAAVLAGRQNRLFLGNLDAKRDWGYAPEYVEAIWKILQQDRADDFVIGTGETHSVRDFLEEAFAYVGLDWREYVTADPRYFRPLDIPVLRADASKANHEFGWEPRVSFGELVRIMVDHDVARLGLEPPGEGRKVLEEKRFGWHRWNAQTPAALESNLEAVW; translated from the coding sequence ATGAATCGGGCGCTTATCACAGGCATTTCCGGGCAAGATGGCTCGTATCTTGCAGAGCTTCTTCTCGCCAAGGGGTATGAGGTCCACGGCCTCATTCGGCGTGCCTCCACATTCAATACGTACCGGATCGAGCATATCTATCAGGATCCACACGACCCCGGGGCTCGACTCTTTCTTTACTATGGGGATCTAGCCAACCTGGAGCAATTGGCTAACATCATCTATAACGTACGGCCAGATGAAGTGTACCATCTTGGCGCACAGAGCCACGTCAAAGTGAGCTTTGAAATGCCAGAGTACACGGGCGATATTACTGGCCTGGGAACGGCCCGTATCCTCGAGGCAATCCGCCGGAGCGGGGTGCGGACTAGGTTCTACCAAGCGTCCAGTAGCGAGATGTTTGGAGATGCCCCTGCACCGCAAAACGAGAGGACCTCGTTGCAACCGAGAAGTCCATATGCGGCTGCTAAAGTGTATGCCCACTGGATAACGGTCACCTACCGGGAAAGTTACGGGATTTTCGCTAGCAGTGGGATACTCTTTAACCATGAGAGCCCCCGTCGAGGCGAAACATTCGTCACCCGCAAGATTACCCGTGCTGTGGCGGCGGTTCTGGCTGGGAGGCAAAACCGGCTCTTCCTTGGGAACTTAGATGCCAAGCGTGACTGGGGGTATGCGCCGGAATATGTGGAAGCGATCTGGAAGATTTTGCAGCAAGATCGGGCCGACGATTTTGTCATCGGAACAGGCGAAACCCATTCGGTTCGTGATTTTCTAGAAGAAGCGTTCGCCTATGTGGGTCTGGATTGGCGCGAGTACGTGACCGCCGACCCGCGGTATTTTCGGCCATTGGATATACCGGTGCTCCGGGCCGACGCCTCAAAAGCGAACCACGAGTTCGGCTGGGAACCGCGGGTGAGTTTCGGCGAACTCGTGAGGATAATGGTCGACCATGATGTCGCGAGACTCGGGCTGGAACCGCCGGGAGAAGGGCGCAAGGTTCTCGAGGAAAAGAGGTTTGGGTGGCACCGGTGGAATGCCCAGACCCCCGCCGCTTTAGAATCCAACTTGGAAGCGGTTTGGTAG
- a CDS encoding ATP-binding protein: protein MLDLTVPADPSVLQGIRRSLRGVARDLGIDPDKSEELQVAVGEAMSNAIEHAYASDPGTIHLRVRCDDARLVVEVEDRGRWRPRRPGRQGYGLRLMRTLMDDMSVDTTADGTTIRLMLTLEHTSSDHL from the coding sequence ATGCTCGACCTCACGGTTCCCGCCGACCCCTCAGTCCTGCAGGGGATTCGCCGATCGTTGCGGGGGGTCGCCCGCGATCTCGGGATCGATCCGGACAAGTCCGAGGAGTTGCAGGTGGCCGTGGGAGAGGCGATGAGCAATGCCATCGAACATGCTTATGCCTCCGATCCCGGGACGATCCACCTGCGCGTCAGGTGCGATGATGCTCGGCTCGTCGTCGAGGTAGAAGATCGTGGTCGCTGGCGACCGCGGCGGCCTGGGCGGCAGGGGTACGGTCTTCGGTTGATGCGGACGCTGATGGACGACATGAGTGTAGATACCACCGCCGACGGGACGACAATTCGCCTCATGCTCACGCTTGAGCACACCTCGTCTGATCACCTCTAA
- a CDS encoding LOG family protein, with translation MFGSSRLTEADAEYEEARRLGRLLVQAGYTVCSGGYGGAMEATSRGAAEAGGTAIGITVTLWAERLKANPWLTKEIPAPHLFERLQYLMESDAYVALPGGPGTLGEVALAWNLFQTESIPLRPLVLVGPKWRDLVRSFETGLRVEPRDLALLRFAETVEDVLPLLPGHPSVLPR, from the coding sequence GTGTTTGGATCATCCCGGCTGACGGAAGCCGACGCGGAGTACGAAGAGGCCAGACGGTTGGGCCGCCTCCTGGTTCAGGCGGGCTACACGGTGTGCTCGGGGGGGTACGGGGGGGCGATGGAGGCCACCAGCCGCGGCGCCGCTGAGGCCGGCGGGACGGCGATCGGCATCACGGTGACCCTTTGGGCCGAGCGGCTCAAGGCAAATCCTTGGCTGACCAAGGAGATCCCCGCCCCGCATCTCTTCGAGCGGCTGCAGTACCTGATGGAGAGCGACGCCTACGTCGCGCTACCCGGCGGGCCGGGGACGCTGGGAGAAGTGGCCCTGGCCTGGAATCTCTTCCAGACGGAGTCGATCCCCCTCCGCCCCCTGGTGCTCGTCGGCCCGAAGTGGCGCGATTTGGTCCGGTCCTTCGAGACGGGGCTTCGGGTGGAACCCCGCGATTTGGCCCTGCTCCGCTTTGCGGAAACCGTCGAGGACGTCCTCCCCCTGCTCCCCGGCCACCCGTCCGTCCTGCCCCGATGA
- a CDS encoding glucose 1-dehydrogenase, which translates to MRLRNKVAVITGGASGIGAAAARLFAREGAKVAVGDLADATSTVREIGGGDAFSMVIDVTAGGRVDALIRAAVERWGGLDIMFNNAGVGLPKPITEVTEGEFDRVFAVNVKGLYFGCKAALPFLLKRGGGSIINMSSNGGLIGRASDPVYCASKHAVMGLTKALAVSYAHLNIRVNALCPGPIDTPMLWLGVETPEQRRERLPAVLATCPAARYASADEVASAALFLASDESAFITGIGLPIDGAKAAGVMPLERYRLDFAVNM; encoded by the coding sequence ATGCGCTTGCGCAACAAAGTTGCGGTGATCACGGGTGGGGCGTCGGGGATCGGGGCGGCGGCGGCGCGCCTGTTCGCGCGCGAGGGGGCGAAGGTGGCGGTCGGGGATCTCGCGGATGCCACCTCAACGGTGAGGGAGATCGGCGGCGGCGACGCGTTCTCGATGGTCATCGATGTCACCGCGGGCGGGCGCGTGGACGCGCTGATCCGCGCGGCGGTCGAACGCTGGGGCGGCCTTGATATCATGTTCAACAACGCCGGGGTGGGGCTGCCCAAGCCCATCACAGAAGTGACCGAGGGCGAGTTTGACCGCGTGTTCGCGGTGAACGTCAAAGGCCTGTATTTCGGCTGCAAGGCCGCCCTGCCGTTCCTGCTGAAGCGCGGCGGCGGATCGATCATCAATATGTCGTCCAACGGCGGGCTGATCGGACGGGCGAGCGATCCCGTGTACTGCGCCTCGAAGCATGCGGTGATGGGCTTGACCAAGGCGCTGGCGGTCAGTTATGCGCACCTCAATATTCGCGTCAACGCCCTCTGTCCGGGACCGATTGATACCCCGATGTTATGGCTCGGGGTCGAGACGCCGGAGCAGCGTCGGGAGAGGCTCCCCGCCGTTCTGGCGACATGCCCGGCCGCCCGGTACGCCTCTGCCGACGAGGTGGCGTCCGCGGCGCTGTTTCTGGCGTCCGACGAAAGCGCGTTCATCACGGGGATCGGGCTGCCGATTGATGGGGCCAAGGCGGCGGGGGTGATGCCTCTGGAGCGCTACCGGCTGGATTTTGCCGTCAACATGTGA
- a CDS encoding aldo/keto reductase yields the protein MRTRTLGAGGPQVSALGLGTMSMSGIYGPVDEAEAVATIQRAIDLGISLIDTAEAYGADGHNEKLVGRAIHGRRDRVVLATKFGGGLEVGRGRVDYVRRAIDASLRRLNVETIDLYYLHRVDPTTPIEETVGAMAELVAAGKARFLGLSEAAPATIRRAYAVHPITVLQSEYSLWTRDVESTVLPTVRALKMGFVAYSPLGRGFLGGALRAPEDLAKGDRRRDHPRFQSENFHRNLPLAGHLRRLAAARGVTPAQLALAWLLHRGDDIVPLFGTRRSARVEENLAAAELRLTSEELARIDELFPLGAAAGARYPEPAMRRVESTAD from the coding sequence ATGCGTACCCGCACGCTTGGAGCCGGTGGGCCACAGGTGTCGGCGTTGGGACTCGGGACGATGTCGATGTCGGGCATCTACGGGCCCGTCGATGAGGCCGAGGCGGTCGCGACCATCCAGCGCGCGATCGATCTCGGCATCTCGCTGATCGACACCGCCGAGGCCTACGGTGCAGACGGTCACAACGAGAAGCTGGTCGGTCGGGCCATCCACGGTCGCCGGGACCGGGTGGTCCTGGCGACTAAGTTTGGCGGCGGGCTCGAGGTGGGCAGAGGCCGCGTCGATTACGTTCGTCGGGCGATCGACGCCAGCCTTCGCCGCCTGAATGTCGAGACCATCGATCTCTATTACCTCCACCGGGTCGATCCCACCACGCCGATCGAAGAGACCGTCGGGGCGATGGCGGAGCTTGTTGCCGCTGGAAAGGCGCGGTTCCTCGGTCTCTCCGAGGCCGCCCCCGCCACCATCCGCCGAGCGTACGCCGTCCACCCGATCACGGTGCTGCAGAGCGAGTATTCGCTCTGGACCCGGGACGTGGAGTCCACCGTCCTCCCCACCGTTCGCGCCCTCAAGATGGGGTTCGTCGCCTACAGCCCGCTGGGACGTGGGTTTCTGGGGGGAGCGCTCCGGGCACCCGAAGATCTGGCGAAGGGAGACCGGCGCCGCGATCACCCGCGCTTTCAATCCGAGAACTTCCACCGCAACCTGCCGCTCGCCGGACATCTGCGGCGGCTGGCGGCCGCACGGGGGGTGACCCCGGCCCAGCTCGCGCTGGCCTGGCTCTTGCACCGCGGCGACGACATCGTACCGTTGTTCGGCACCCGGCGGTCGGCCCGTGTGGAGGAGAACTTGGCGGCCGCTGAACTCAGGTTGACATCCGAGGAATTAGCCAGGATCGACGAGCTGTTCCCGTTGGGCGCGGCGGCCGGCGCGCGATATCCGGAGCCGGCGATGCGGCGGGTGGAGTCCACCGCGGACTGA